The genomic region TATCTCATTTCATGTGAGTGTTTTTCTCTATTCAACATATCAAGatgagttattgtaatttattattattagtaaaaaaaagtatataccGATTCGTATTTGAATCAGtctttattagaaaaattagcATTTTATGTTTCACAAGTTAGTCTTTTTGTGATTCCAGTCCCATTATTTTCGAGTTCACTAGATAGCATATCcataattccaaaaaaatgaTGGAAACAACACGTTCATGACACGAGCTCCGTTTAGCCTTGATAGGAATTAAGATTGTTCCAGTTAGAAGTTTAACGAAATTGAGGTTTGGGACTgaaattgcaataatttttagagATATGAATGTAACGTGACGAGTTCAAAAACAACGGGATCAAAATATGGAAGAGGTTAACTTGTGGGACgtaaaatataatgttttttcGTCTTTATTGGNNNNNNNNNNCTACAAAAACATGGATTATTGCCTACACTAAAATCACTAAGAAATAAAACACTCTTTTTCACAtttaaccataataattagccattattaaaagtaatatttttctccCTAGTGGTTTTAGTGTTGGATAGAATCATGATACCGCGATACTAAGGACTCTATAATGGAATGTGTATGCCAATAATATCACATAGTGTCTCATCCAATAAATGCGAAACAAAACCTACTGATATTATCACCGGTACCACGATTTTGGactgtatatataaattgcaaTTCAGACAAAACCTACCAATACTAAATTgatttgaaaggaaaatatcCGATGCTAGAAACATGTAAGATGTTTCGGATATTTTACCAGATGTAGTTAAAACATGACAGAATTACCTGGAACAGGTGAAGCCTTCTTTGTTCTTACATCATTTGTGTTGTTTTGCTTCTTGTCATCGCTTCCTGCAATCACTTTCTCGGACTTAATCTTCTCAGGGACTCTATGCTCACTGTCCCAGTTAACTGCATTCAATTCACCAGTGAAAATTGCTGAGAAGATGAGTCAGTTGAAGGATATCATTCTTGTATCATTACAATATTGTCTACGCGTCGTCCGGTCTATCTAAGTAGGATTATTTAGCTTACTATCGCTAGGAGGTTTCCCGTAAGTCTGAAGCAGAACGTCAAAGAACTTGTCACCTCTCTGATCTTGCACCACTGCAACAAGAAACGACAAACTTGGATTCGATCAGACGTAGACTGTAGACGTTCTCAACGTGATAGAACGATGatgaaaaaatagagaaaatcaGGCATACGCTGATCATAGAGTGTGTTCCTATAGTTGGGGGTGGAGCCAACGGAGAGCAGCTGAACTGCCTCTGCATCTCTAGTCATCGACAATTTGGGAGATGTACTTAAATTTTGTGTGTCCAGCAGAATACCTGCTAGCTGATCATaagtatatatttgtgtaaGTTCATATCACTAACTATAGATGCTCTGCGTAAAATGGTTGAAAACTGAGAAAATTTGCAACTTATTTTTCTACCAGAAGTTTCTTCAAGATCGGGTTCTGAAGCAGGTCGTACGCGTCCTCACAATAGTTATCGGTGAGAACGGTACAGGGCGATCCCACCTAAGGACGAGAAAGAGGACAAACAGATGAGTTTCTAAAAGCTGTATTTGTGCTGATGTCCCTGAGTCAATACTTAGGCTTGTTAACGGTAGGATAACGAACCTCGCCATTGGTTTTAAGGATGTCTTCCCCGACTACGAGCAAGCTCAACTGCTTTTCCATCATTAGCGTCTCCAAGTCAACCTGGTTGAGATATAACATGGACAAAATATTCATGAATAGCCGTGATCATTAAGAGTCAACCCTATAgctataaatgtaaaaaaagaaaagagtcgTTGCAACGAGAAATCAATGAAAACGtagtttataatttgttttctcCGATGAAAGAGGGCAACAATTACCTCATTGGAGAAGAGCAGAGAAGTAGCACCAAGGCCGGCGTGGTGGAAGAGCCAAGCCGCTTGTCGTTGTTTCCACATTTTCCCTCTCCTCATGTTCATCACAGGCACGACAAACTCCAAATTGTTGTCGTTCCGACCTCCATCCTTCTTGTTACCTCTCATTCTGTTTTCGAGCAACCACGCGTAACATGTCGCTGCCACCATTGAACTTGTACCTGAAAATACTCAAAACTACAGTCAGCATTTGATAGATATTTGATAGGTTGtaataatactatatatatttccagaaaaataaaaaattatcactatgTGTATGATCccataaaagagaaaaattgaaactCAACTGTTTGAGGGTCCGGAGAGCACAATCTTGGCTTTTCCATAGATTTCTCCACTCAAAAGCTTCTCAATTTTGGCCCTTTGTTCTTTCAAGAACATATTTAACTCTTCTCCCATAGAATCTCCATTTTTCAACTGCCCATCATCGGTATTATTATCCTTCTGCAAGATCCTGTCCACTCTGCACGTTGATGAAGATATGGACCGTCGGTGGACCGACTCCACCAAGTTGCGGGGTGGCGATAAGACCTCGCCCTCCGGCACTGGGCACGTACTCAATGATCGCGACCGTTGGTGAGCTGAGTGTACAAGATTTTTCGGTGGGGAGAGCAAGTTTGTGAACGAGGTTGCCGTTGGTGCATCATTGTTGTTTGGACTAGTACTAGTGTTTTTGAAATTCTGTTTAATGGCGGGAAGGTTAGTTGGGGTTGGGATAGGGTGCGGCGAGGGTGGATTGGGGTCAATTTGGAAGCGGGACTTGCGGTGCATTGATTGGCGGGGCGGGAGGGGTGGGCCCGACAGATGGCTTGTGGGGCTTGGTGGTGAGGGGTCAGGGAAATTGGTGGGATCATGGCCGTACAATGATAACCATTTGTGGAGTTCTGATGCAGGGGATCCATCTGCTTGTGGAGGGTCCAAATTGGTCTCGGATCTATTGCGGGTATGAATTGCTGTTTTTGATAGGATTTCCCCACTCAACCCTTCCATTCCCCTGTTCCTATTAGGGCAAAGAGAAGAATTTACAATATCTTATAAAGAGGtatataaaaccaaaaaaaaaaaaaaaattgttcaataTTGTGCTTGTTTTACCTTCTAGCAGACCTAGAAAGTGGATCTCTCTTATCAAGGGACGAAGTTGAAAATCGGCCTTGAGACATGCCAAACCTCGGTGACCCGACAAGCCTAGAGGGCGAATCACCCCCCCTCGAAGGAGAGGACGCCACCATTCGCTTGGCCTCCTCCAACCACTCCTGAGTTTGCTTACTGCTAACGCTCCTAGTGCTCGAGTCAAAATCATCTTCATCATGATAACGGAGCACGCGCCTACCACCACCATTTAGGTTGTACGCTATCTTTTGATCACCACCATTTACCGTTCCAAAGAAGGCATCATTCATAAAATCAGTTAGGTCCGGCATTTGAGTGGCAGTTTGGCCAACACGTCTCGGCTTTGCTAGCTTCCGTTGCAAGCTGGCGGTTTCCCTGCCTTCACTAGGCATGTGCCGATTGAATCTCCGGTCCATGAcctccattttcatcatctgACCAAAAGAATCGGTCTCACGAGCAGCCGCACAcatgaaacttgaaaaaacacgtaaagaaaaaaagaggtaGTTTTGTGAAGTGAGGGAAGAGGACTGAAAAATCAAGAGGCGATGATGAACATTGTGTGCATAGTTGATCAAAGTGCATGGAAAGATGcacttatattaaaataaatgccGGCCTCAAGAACTGTCTGTTGTGTGTGTAATTGAGTGTGGTCGATCGGCCCTTGTGAATGGGGCGTTGGCATATTAGGCTGCATTTGTGAGTTTCTGAGATTATTAAATGAGGCGTACCCAGTCCAAGATACAACATCAATAAACAGAGAgcttctcatattttttttgttaaatttaaagatgtttcgtgtaattataaatattttttattatttaaaaaattattaatttttccattCATTTTAACGATCGTCTAACGATTAGTCTAATCCGTTAATTTTCGTTAGActtttatccatttttgtggtaaattgattaaaatgcTTTTAtggactatgaattataatttcacttaaattttaattttttctaaaattttttatgaattaagtggataatttattttttttaattttttaaaaatattcatccaCCTCGTCCtacatttttcataattttttatttttttaaaataagaaaaaaatacagcaaAGATAAAGTTGACAAATGTAAACCTCCGACCAAGGTTCAGGAACAATgagggatatttataattatattaaatcttatgaacattgtaatttattataatttttttggaataacTTAATATCGAAaatttaagggtaaaattgttagcatatagtataaaatcatcaaacaaactattttaatataaaatttaattatatttattaaataattaattactatttttaattataaaatacttaatttataaatataatatatttattatataattagttcaaataCAATCCAACCAAACGTAATTTCCtccttatgaattatttgaagGGCTTCTTTGTGGTAGCCGTTTTGTGGTTGTAAgtgagttaaaaaatataagtgtaGGAGCTTTGTTGGACTAAACGGCCCAATAGAAACGGAGCAAGTGTCTTCAGTCATCCATGTACAAATTCGAGTTGGGTATAGGCtttgtgaaaatttaatgTTGGGAGTAACCAAAAACACCGTATCCGACAAAACAACTCATCCGGGACGCTTGGATTTTTGTTCagaagtttgatgtaattaaatacaaaacttttataatttaaaaaattatatttaatattgttaatatttatttttatctaataaatagatttatttattatttaaatttcattgattttttttattaataaaaaaatttgaataaacatttatatttaatttcggctaatttattattgatttattgcaagtcaaacaaatcttttctttACCAAACTATCCTAATTACATCTTCACAAGCTAATATATGCGAGGAGGTaggattaataatatttattgtccCATAAGTAAacttatttctaatttttgtccCACATTTAGGCCAATTTGTATATTGAGTCTCATATGtggtggtttttttttttttttttcaatttgaggaccatTGAGGGATTTTCGTCCAATTAATAACGACAGCTGCTCTCTCCGTTagtcaatacaatcaaaataagggtaaattacgttTTTGATTCCATAAGTGGacctattttcaattttggtcccaaaTGTGAATATGCGAATTGGCTTGAG from Sesamum indicum cultivar Zhongzhi No. 13 linkage group LG3, S_indicum_v1.0, whole genome shotgun sequence harbors:
- the LOC110011696 gene encoding uncharacterized protein LOC110011696, with the protein product MCAAARETDSFGQMMKMEVMDRRFNRHMPSEGRETASLQRKLAKPRRVGQTATQMPDLTDFMNDAFFGTVNGGDQKIAYNLNGGGRRVLRYHDEDDFDSSTRSVSSKQTQEWLEEAKRMVASSPSRGGDSPSRLVGSPRFGMSQGRFSTSSLDKRDPLSRSARRNRGMEGLSGEILSKTAIHTRNRSETNLDPPQADGSPASELHKWLSLYGHDPTNFPDPSPPSPTSHLSGPPLPPRQSMHRKSRFQIDPNPPSPHPIPTPTNLPAIKQNFKNTSTSPNNNDAPTATSFTNLLSPPKNLVHSAHQRSRSLSTCPVPEGEVLSPPRNLVESVHRRSISSSTCRVDRILQKDNNTDDGQLKNGDSMGEELNMFLKEQRAKIEKLLSGEIYGKAKIVLSGPSNSTSSMVAATCYAWLLENRMRGNKKDGGRNDNNLEFVVPVMNMRRGKMWKQRQAAWLFHHAGLGATSLLFSNEVDLETLMMEKQLSLLVVGEDILKTNGEVGSPCTVLTDNYCEDAYDLLQNPILKKLLLAGILLDTQNLSTSPKLSMTRDAEAVQLLSVGSTPNYRNTLYDQLVQDQRGDKFFDVLLQTYGKPPSDINWDSEHRVPEKIKSEKVIAGSDDKKQNNTNDVRTKKASPVPGKPTPSPVPAKSNVDTSRGKKQNFFAKLFGFGSK